In Roseomonas fluvialis, one genomic interval encodes:
- a CDS encoding helicase-related protein — translation MFEPRVRAVLGPTNTGKTHLAIERLLAHASGIIGFPLRLLARENYDRMVAQKGEKHVALITGEEKIVPPEAKWFACTVEAMPLDRPVEFLAVDEIQLCADPDRGHVFTDRLLHARGMVETMFLGAETIAPLLRRLVPRAEIETRPRLSQLTYAGPAKLTRLPARSAIVAFSANEVYAIAEAVRRRRGGCAVVMGRLSPRTRNAQVALYQNREVDFLVATDAIGMGLNMDVDHVAFAALQKFDGQQPRPLTAQEVAQIAGRAGRGMKDGSFGTTAECAPMPEEIVEAVETHAFEPIQQLAWRNSDLDFTSIDGLLGSLAASPPQAGLAKGHDAVDHITLEALSRVPEVRDLADTASRVRLLWEACQVPDFRKLADDSHTTLCTKLFTHLARDGRLPRDWVVGALAVLERTDGDLDTLMARITAIRVWAYIAARNDWVDDAPGLQADARRAEDMVSDALHETLTARFVDRRAAHLIRKMDDTEEELLSAVTRRGEVVVEGHPVGTVKGFAFEPDSATVEEEERRVVLRAARRALAAEIPRRVAMLEAAKDDAFAITANHRITWAYSHAPNMPAGLGDIAEVAKLKPGPEPSKPQVEVLASEYLDGAQRERIRERLATWLDALIKRELGAVFAAEGKASEDNTLRGPAFRLREELGLAMGRTDPDIRPDLRQKLKGIGIRAGRYALFVPEAMKPKAMALRAQLWSLLRGIETPKLPGGGLIAVPAREDWPRGFAETMGWLPAGPVLLRLDVAERIAGEIGHLTRRAPAMLPGDLASRLGVKGDVLGPVLDAMGFRLIPTEVLEEKQFGPPCPARIAHARPARPEHHRGPRRDGPPRGEARDGEPRGERRDGENRGPRRDGQNRGPRRDDRRAPRTDQPAADAPAAEGAVPAEAGAEAPRPPRQDPRPPRQDNRPPRDQNRQGKGGGYQGDRDRGPRRPREDRPALPSMPRPDSPFAVLASLLKKD, via the coding sequence ATGTTCGAACCTCGGGTCCGCGCCGTCCTCGGCCCTACCAATACCGGCAAGACTCATCTCGCGATCGAGCGATTGCTCGCGCATGCGTCCGGCATCATCGGCTTCCCGCTGCGCCTGCTGGCGCGCGAGAACTACGACCGCATGGTCGCGCAGAAGGGCGAGAAGCACGTCGCGCTGATCACCGGCGAGGAAAAGATCGTCCCGCCCGAGGCGAAGTGGTTCGCCTGCACGGTGGAGGCCATGCCGCTCGACCGTCCGGTGGAATTCCTCGCGGTGGACGAGATCCAGCTCTGTGCGGACCCCGACCGCGGGCATGTCTTCACCGATCGGCTGCTGCATGCCCGCGGCATGGTCGAGACCATGTTCCTCGGTGCGGAGACCATTGCGCCGCTGCTGCGCCGACTGGTGCCGCGCGCCGAGATCGAGACGCGCCCGCGCCTGTCGCAACTCACCTACGCCGGCCCGGCGAAGCTGACGCGCCTGCCCGCCCGTTCCGCCATCGTCGCGTTCAGCGCGAACGAGGTCTACGCGATTGCCGAGGCCGTGCGCCGCCGCCGCGGCGGCTGCGCAGTGGTGATGGGCCGGCTGTCCCCGCGCACGCGCAATGCGCAGGTCGCGCTGTACCAGAACCGCGAGGTGGATTTCCTGGTCGCCACCGACGCGATCGGCATGGGCCTGAACATGGATGTCGACCATGTCGCCTTCGCCGCGCTGCAAAAGTTCGACGGCCAGCAGCCGCGGCCGCTGACCGCGCAGGAAGTCGCGCAGATCGCCGGGCGCGCCGGGCGCGGCATGAAGGACGGGTCCTTCGGCACCACGGCCGAATGCGCGCCCATGCCCGAGGAGATCGTGGAGGCGGTGGAGACCCATGCCTTCGAGCCGATCCAGCAGCTCGCCTGGCGCAATTCCGACCTCGATTTCACCAGCATCGACGGGCTGCTCGGCAGCCTCGCGGCCTCGCCGCCGCAGGCGGGGCTTGCCAAGGGCCACGACGCGGTGGACCACATCACGCTGGAAGCCCTGTCGCGCGTGCCGGAGGTGCGCGACCTGGCCGACACCGCGTCGCGCGTGCGGCTGCTGTGGGAAGCCTGCCAGGTGCCGGATTTCCGCAAGCTGGCCGATGACAGCCACACGACGCTCTGCACCAAGCTGTTCACGCACCTGGCGCGCGACGGGCGCCTGCCGCGGGACTGGGTGGTGGGTGCGCTGGCGGTGCTGGAACGCACCGATGGCGACCTCGATACGCTGATGGCGCGGATCACCGCGATCCGGGTCTGGGCCTATATCGCCGCGCGCAACGACTGGGTCGACGACGCGCCGGGCCTGCAGGCCGATGCGCGCCGCGCCGAGGACATGGTCAGTGACGCGCTGCACGAGACGCTGACCGCGCGCTTCGTGGACCGCCGCGCCGCCCACCTGATCCGCAAGATGGACGACACCGAGGAGGAACTCCTCTCCGCCGTGACCCGCCGCGGCGAGGTGGTGGTCGAGGGCCATCCGGTCGGCACCGTGAAGGGCTTCGCATTCGAACCCGATTCCGCGACGGTCGAGGAGGAGGAACGCCGCGTCGTGCTGCGCGCCGCCCGCCGTGCGCTGGCCGCCGAGATCCCGCGCCGCGTGGCGATGCTGGAAGCGGCGAAGGACGACGCCTTCGCCATCACCGCCAACCACCGCATCACCTGGGCCTATTCGCATGCGCCCAACATGCCCGCGGGCCTGGGCGACATCGCCGAGGTCGCGAAGCTCAAGCCCGGCCCGGAACCTTCCAAGCCGCAGGTCGAGGTGCTGGCCAGCGAATACCTGGACGGCGCGCAGCGCGAACGCATCCGCGAACGCCTGGCCACTTGGCTCGATGCGCTCATCAAGCGCGAACTGGGCGCGGTCTTCGCCGCCGAGGGCAAGGCCTCGGAGGACAACACGCTGCGTGGCCCTGCCTTCCGCCTGCGGGAGGAACTCGGCCTGGCGATGGGCCGCACCGACCCCGACATCCGCCCCGACCTGCGCCAGAAGCTGAAGGGCATCGGCATCCGGGCCGGCCGCTACGCACTGTTCGTGCCCGAGGCGATGAAGCCCAAGGCCATGGCGCTGCGTGCGCAGCTGTGGTCGCTGCTGCGCGGAATCGAGACGCCGAAGCTGCCTGGCGGCGGGCTGATCGCCGTGCCGGCGCGCGAGGACTGGCCGCGCGGCTTCGCCGAGACCATGGGCTGGCTGCCGGCCGGGCCGGTGCTGCTGCGCCTCGATGTGGCGGAACGCATCGCCGGGGAGATCGGCCACCTGACGCGCCGCGCGCCGGCCATGCTGCCGGGTGACCTGGCCAGCCGGCTCGGCGTGAAGGGCGATGTGCTGGGCCCCGTTCTGGACGCGATGGGCTTCCGCCTGATCCCGACCGAGGTGCTGGAGGAAAAGCAGTTCGGCCCGCCCTGCCCCGCGCGCATCGCTCATGCCCGACCGGCGCGCCCCGAGCATCATCGCGGCCCGCGGCGCGACGGCCCGCCACGCGGGGAAGCCCGCGATGGCGAACCACGTGGCGAACGGCGGGACGGCGAGAACCGCGGCCCGCGGCGGGACGGCCAGAACCGCGGTCCGCGGCGCGACGACCGCCGCGCCCCGCGGACGGACCAGCCGGCGGCCGATGCGCCGGCTGCCGAGGGGGCCGTGCCCGCCGAGGCCGGCGCCGAGGCTCCGCGCCCGCCGCGCCAGGACCCCCGTCCGCCCCGTCAGGACAACCGCCCGCCGCGCGACCAGAACCGCCAGGGCAAGGGCGGCGGCTACCAGGGCGATCGCGACCGCGGCCCACGTCGCCCGCGCGAGGATCGCCCGGCCCTGCCCTCCATGCCGCGCCCGGACAGCCCCTTCGCGGTGCTGGCCAGCCTGCTCAAGAAGGACTGA
- a CDS encoding MFS transporter translates to MERSPAPDQRISGAAPRFALLFGAQFAAVGVLLPFIPPLMAAAGLGAAEVATILALGGAVRLVSGPLGGRLADALGRPRAVMAAGALVAACAAMLYGVAGGFAGLLAANLVFAVAFACVVPLGDAMALRAARAESWDYARVRAVGSAAFIVAAGAAGWVAERAGAASVAWLLAGALFAAALAALRLPVSDAPTRRRGGAFRAVWALPAFRRVLVVSALIQGSHAAYYAFGSIHWERTGVAPSVIGLLWAWSVVAEVALFAWGRPLAERLGARGLALVAAGAGLLRWGITAQSVDLTALVVAQALHALTFGAMHLATMRVMQHAIPAQVAGTAQTLLAAGIGAVMMVATLAAGWGYAAMGGGVFWGMAAMCGAGAALLLRGWLAERG, encoded by the coding sequence GTGGAAAGAAGCCCTGCCCCAGATCAGAGAATTTCCGGGGCGGCGCCGCGCTTCGCGCTGCTGTTCGGCGCCCAGTTCGCCGCCGTGGGCGTGCTGCTGCCCTTCATCCCGCCACTGATGGCGGCCGCCGGGCTGGGCGCGGCAGAGGTCGCGACCATCCTGGCGCTTGGCGGGGCGGTGCGGCTGGTGTCGGGGCCGCTGGGCGGGCGGCTGGCCGATGCGCTGGGCCGGCCGCGCGCGGTGATGGCGGCCGGCGCGCTGGTCGCGGCCTGTGCAGCGATGCTGTACGGCGTGGCTGGCGGCTTCGCCGGGCTGCTGGCGGCGAATCTGGTCTTCGCGGTCGCCTTCGCCTGCGTCGTGCCGCTCGGCGATGCCATGGCGCTGCGCGCCGCCCGGGCCGAATCCTGGGATTACGCGCGGGTGCGCGCGGTCGGCTCGGCGGCCTTCATTGTCGCAGCTGGCGCGGCAGGGTGGGTGGCGGAACGCGCCGGGGCCGCCAGCGTGGCGTGGCTGCTGGCGGGCGCGCTGTTTGCCGCCGCGCTTGCCGCGCTGCGGCTGCCGGTGAGCGATGCCCCGACGCGCCGGCGGGGCGGCGCCTTTCGCGCCGTATGGGCGCTGCCCGCCTTCCGCCGCGTGCTGGTGGTCTCGGCGCTGATCCAGGGTAGCCACGCGGCGTATTACGCCTTCGGGTCGATCCATTGGGAACGCACCGGCGTGGCACCGAGCGTGATCGGCCTGCTCTGGGCCTGGTCGGTGGTGGCGGAGGTGGCGCTATTCGCCTGGGGCCGGCCGCTGGCCGAACGCCTTGGCGCGCGGGGGTTGGCGCTGGTGGCGGCCGGCGCCGGCCTGCTGCGCTGGGGCATCACGGCGCAGAGCGTGGACCTGACTGCGCTGGTGGTGGCGCAGGCGCTGCACGCATTGACCTTCGGGGCGATGCACCTGGCCACCATGCGGGTGATGCAGCACGCGATCCCGGCGCAGGTGGCGGGCACCGCGCAGACGCTGCTCGCGGCGGGGATCGGGGCGGTGATGATGGTGGCGACGCTGGCCGCGGGGTGGGGCTACGCAGCAATGGGTGGCGGTGTATTCTGGGGGATGGCGGCGATGTGCGGGGCGGGTGCGGCGCTGCTGCTGCGCGGCTGGCTGGCCGAGCGCGGCTGA
- a CDS encoding serine hydrolase domain-containing protein, with protein sequence MRRRTTMIGTAALLATTQAVAQPPPASLDATLRPTLARFGLPAVAGAVVLQGRVVAAGAVGTRRAGADIPVTLTDRFHIGSCTKAFTALLAGILVEAGRIRWDSSVGEAFPDLRAGMDSGLAGVTLAQLLSHTGGVSPDDDAIIRVLLAAYGEDSLNLDAMRRWVIGQLRTRPLASAPGTRFAYANLGYMIAGAMLEAAAGATWEELVLARIAGPLGLAGAGIGPQSTMGRVDAPLGHVVRPDGSLLAMLAGPNGDVPAVYGPAGAAHLSILDFAAWAGWHAGAGRRGPALVGGETLRRLHTRVVEMPARPDAAPGTPSGGAYGLGWGFIEMPFSRGEVMLHTGSNSMNLAMVMVQPSRDFAVVVATNRPDGRADEALKALQEALFREFAPAG encoded by the coding sequence ATGCGACGCAGGACGACGATGATCGGCACGGCGGCGCTGCTCGCCACCACGCAGGCCGTGGCGCAGCCGCCGCCGGCCAGCCTCGATGCCACGCTGCGCCCCACCCTCGCGCGCTTCGGCCTGCCGGCGGTGGCGGGCGCGGTGGTGCTTCAGGGGCGCGTCGTCGCCGCGGGGGCGGTGGGCACGCGGCGCGCCGGCGCCGACATCCCGGTCACGCTGACCGACCGGTTCCACATCGGGTCGTGCACCAAGGCCTTCACCGCTTTGCTCGCCGGCATCCTGGTCGAGGCCGGGCGCATCCGCTGGGACAGCAGCGTGGGTGAGGCCTTCCCCGACCTGCGCGCGGGCATGGATTCCGGCCTGGCGGGAGTGACGCTGGCGCAGTTGCTCTCGCACACCGGCGGCGTATCGCCCGACGACGACGCCATCATCCGCGTGCTGCTCGCGGCCTATGGCGAGGATTCTCTGAACCTCGACGCGATGCGGCGCTGGGTGATCGGGCAATTGCGGACGCGGCCGCTCGCCTCGGCGCCGGGGACGCGCTTCGCCTACGCGAACCTCGGCTACATGATCGCGGGCGCGATGCTCGAGGCCGCGGCGGGCGCGACGTGGGAGGAACTGGTGCTGGCGCGCATCGCCGGTCCGCTCGGCCTGGCCGGCGCGGGCATCGGGCCGCAATCGACCATGGGGCGCGTCGATGCGCCGCTCGGCCACGTGGTGCGGCCGGACGGGTCGCTGCTCGCGATGCTGGCGGGGCCGAATGGCGACGTGCCCGCGGTATATGGCCCGGCCGGGGCGGCGCATCTGTCGATCCTGGATTTCGCCGCCTGGGCCGGCTGGCACGCGGGCGCGGGGCGGCGCGGCCCGGCACTGGTGGGGGGCGAGACGCTGCGCCGGCTGCACACCCGCGTGGTCGAGATGCCGGCGCGCCCGGATGCGGCGCCGGGTACGCCTTCGGGCGGCGCCTATGGCCTGGGCTGGGGCTTCATCGAGATGCCCTTCAGCCGGGGCGAGGTGATGCTGCACACCGGGTCCAACAGCATGAACCTGGCGATGGTGATGGTGCAGCCGTCGCGGGACTTCGCTGTGGTGGTCGCGACGAACCGGCCCGACGGGCGCGCGGACGAGGCGCTGAAGGCCCTGCAGGAAGCGCTGTTCCGGGAGTTCGCCCCAGCGGGCTGA
- a CDS encoding Bug family tripartite tricarboxylate transporter substrate binding protein: MPRPVPPRRTHAAIHYLRRRRMVAAGLIVAAAPGAARGQAPWPDRPLRAVVPFPPGGGTLDALARALAPALGAVLGQPMVVENRAGAGGNIAAEAVARAEPDGLTLILVSTGLAAFSPNLYAQLPWKPEDFASVGLIGRSPLGLFVRADGPADFATLAAAARARPGAMTYGSAGNGLPSHVGMELLRRQAGLDITHVPYRGTPPVVTDLLAGRIDMALDSPPAWLGQVQAGRVRMLFATSAARWSGAPEVPTAAEAGVPDFVVENWQGLQVPARTPSDRIDRLSRALRDVLAAPETQARLARLGIDVWTSTPAEMDGVVARERARWGAVIRAAGIRVD, from the coding sequence ATGCCGCGCCCCGTTCCGCCGCGCCGCACCCACGCCGCCATCCATTACCTGCGCCGCCGACGCATGGTCGCGGCGGGCCTCATCGTCGCCGCCGCGCCGGGCGCAGCACGCGGCCAGGCGCCCTGGCCGGACCGGCCGCTGCGCGCCGTCGTGCCCTTCCCGCCGGGCGGCGGCACCCTGGATGCGCTGGCGCGCGCGCTGGCGCCGGCGCTGGGCGCGGTGCTCGGCCAGCCCATGGTGGTCGAGAACCGTGCCGGCGCCGGCGGCAACATCGCCGCCGAGGCGGTGGCGCGCGCCGAACCGGATGGGCTGACGCTGATCCTGGTGTCGACCGGGCTCGCCGCCTTCAGCCCGAACCTCTATGCGCAGCTGCCCTGGAAGCCGGAGGATTTCGCCTCGGTCGGGTTGATCGGGCGCTCGCCGCTCGGCCTGTTCGTGCGCGCCGACGGGCCAGCGGATTTCGCCACGTTGGCCGCTGCGGCACGGGCGCGGCCGGGTGCGATGACCTATGGCAGCGCCGGCAATGGGCTGCCTAGCCATGTGGGCATGGAGCTGCTGCGCCGGCAGGCGGGGCTCGACATCACGCATGTGCCCTATCGCGGTACGCCGCCGGTGGTGACCGACCTGCTGGCCGGGCGGATCGACATGGCGCTGGACAGCCCGCCGGCTTGGCTTGGCCAGGTGCAGGCCGGGCGCGTGCGGATGCTGTTCGCGACCTCGGCCGCGCGGTGGTCGGGCGCGCCGGAGGTGCCGACGGCGGCGGAAGCGGGTGTGCCGGATTTCGTCGTGGAGAACTGGCAGGGGCTGCAGGTGCCTGCGCGCACGCCTTCCGACCGCATCGATCGGCTGTCGCGCGCGCTGCGTGACGTGCTCGCGGCGCCGGAGACGCAGGCGCGCCTCGCACGGCTCGGCATCGATGTCTGGACATCGACGCCGGCGGAGATGGACGGCGTGGTGGCGCGCGAGCGCGCACGCTGGGGCGCGGTGATCCGCGCGGCGGGCATCAGGGTGGACTGA